The Brachybacterium huguangmaarense genome contains a region encoding:
- the mtrB gene encoding MtrAB system histidine kinase MtrB, whose product MRGLPLRLARALDPRGWSLAVRVVSVTVLLSTVAILAVGAYLSSVITDGLFEQRRDRVVAESLSAREGLRDSLQEASGRTATQRLDAVTQFVQTARAGSGVGADREIAIVPVGAEGSVSQISTDPSLQELVDADFSAAVGRSPDRISYKSVAIPGDGRDEPGLLLGTRVTVAGAGSYDLFLLYSLEPEQETLTFIQRVIAGGGLVLLALMVGIAIVVARLVSTPLRRAALAAERIATGDLSSRVVVSGADELARVGTSFNEMAEILQRQVSDLTELSRVQQRFVSDVSHELRTPLTTIRMAASVLHDQRGSFSPDVERTVELLSTQVTRFDSLLEELLEISRFDAGAAVLEAVDTDLGDLARRAIADVGALAATRGCEIRLECGPGSLHAVVDPRRIDRILRNLLTNALEHGPGRPVRVEVAGDADAVAVVVQDSGPGISPRDAARVFDRFWRADPSRARTIGGTGLGLAISVEDAHLHDGWLQAWGQVGAGAVFRLTLPRRPGATLARSPLPLERALGPDAPSGIPSGLAAPSDPWAPAETATPTGLPDLGDHDPAGGEHAR is encoded by the coding sequence GGCCCTCGACCCGCGCGGATGGTCGCTCGCCGTCCGGGTGGTGTCGGTGACCGTGCTGCTGTCGACCGTGGCGATCCTCGCGGTCGGCGCGTACCTGTCCTCCGTGATCACCGACGGGCTGTTCGAGCAGCGTCGGGACCGGGTGGTCGCGGAGTCGCTGAGCGCGCGGGAGGGCCTGCGCGACAGCCTGCAGGAGGCCTCGGGCCGTACCGCGACCCAGCGCCTGGACGCCGTGACCCAGTTCGTCCAGACGGCGCGGGCCGGCAGCGGCGTCGGCGCCGACCGCGAGATCGCGATCGTGCCCGTCGGCGCCGAGGGCAGCGTCTCCCAGATCAGCACCGATCCGTCCCTCCAGGAGCTCGTCGACGCCGACTTCTCCGCCGCCGTGGGCCGCTCGCCCGACCGGATCAGCTACAAGAGCGTGGCCATCCCCGGCGACGGACGCGACGAGCCCGGGCTGCTCCTGGGCACGCGCGTGACGGTCGCCGGCGCGGGCAGCTACGACCTGTTCCTGCTGTACTCCCTCGAGCCCGAGCAGGAGACCCTCACCTTCATCCAGCGCGTGATCGCGGGGGGCGGCCTCGTGCTGCTCGCCCTCATGGTCGGCATCGCGATCGTGGTGGCGCGCCTCGTGTCGACGCCCCTGCGTCGCGCCGCGCTCGCCGCCGAGCGCATCGCGACGGGGGACCTGTCCAGCCGCGTGGTCGTCTCCGGCGCCGACGAGCTCGCGCGCGTGGGCACGTCCTTCAACGAGATGGCGGAGATCCTGCAGCGCCAAGTCTCGGACCTCACGGAGCTCTCGCGCGTCCAGCAGCGCTTCGTCTCGGACGTCTCCCATGAGCTGCGCACGCCGCTGACCACGATCCGGATGGCCGCCTCGGTCCTCCACGACCAGCGCGGCTCCTTCTCCCCGGACGTCGAGCGGACCGTCGAGCTGCTGTCGACGCAGGTGACCCGCTTCGACTCCCTGCTCGAGGAGCTGCTGGAGATCTCCCGCTTCGACGCGGGCGCCGCCGTGCTCGAGGCCGTCGACACCGACCTGGGCGATCTCGCCCGCCGCGCGATCGCCGACGTCGGCGCGCTCGCCGCGACCCGCGGCTGCGAGATCCGCCTCGAGTGCGGTCCCGGTTCCCTGCACGCCGTCGTCGACCCCCGCCGGATCGACCGGATCCTGCGCAACCTGCTCACCAACGCCCTCGAGCACGGCCCGGGCAGACCCGTGCGCGTCGAGGTCGCCGGCGACGCGGACGCCGTCGCGGTCGTCGTCCAGGACTCCGGTCCCGGCATCTCGCCGCGCGACGCGGCCCGGGTCTTCGACCGCTTCTGGCGCGCCGACCCCTCGCGCGCCCGGACGATCGGCGGCACCGGGCTGGGCCTCGCGATCTCGGTCGAGGACGCCCATCTGCACGACGGCTGGCTGCAGGCCTGGGGGCAGGTGGGCGCCGGCGCGGTGTTCCGCCTCACCCTGCCCCGCCGCCCCGGGGCCACGCTCGCCCGCTCCCCGCTCCCGCTCGAACGGGCGCTCGGGCCCGACGCCCCCTCGGGCATCCCCTCCGGGCTCGCCGCCCCGTCCGACCCCTGGGCGCCCGCGGAGACGGCGACACCGACCGGCCTGCCCGACCTCGGCGACCACGACCCCGCAGGAGGAGAGCATGCCCGCTGA